The sequence CGCCGCCGCTTCGCCTACGGCGCGGTGCGCCTCTGGGGCTCGCTCGGATTCATTCTCACCACGCTGCTGTACGGCCGCCTCCTGGATCGCTATTCGGAGCGCTGGGTCGTGACCGGCATCCTGGCGCTGTCGGTCCTGAACCTCCTGCCGGCCGCCGCCCTTCCGGGCAAAGGCCCGGAGCCGCCTCACCCGCCCCACAGCCTGAGGCGCGCGCTGCTGCGCCGCGCCACGCTGCGTTTTCTCTCCGCCACGACCCTGATGCAGGCCTCGCACGCCGCCTATTATGCGTACTTTTCCCTGCACCTGGATCGGCACGGCTACACGCGCACCGCCATCGGCGCCTACTGGACGCTGGCGGTCGTCGCCGAGATCGGGATGATGATCGCTTCGGCCAGGCTGCTCGCGAGAGAAGGGCCGATGCGCCTGATCGCGGCCAGCCTGCTGGCGGCCGCCGTGCGCTGGCTCATGCTCGCCCTGGGCACCGGCGCGATCCTCCTCGCCGCCGGACAGCTGCTGCACGCGCTGAGCTACGCGCTGTTCCACGTGGCGGCGGTCAGCGCCACGCACCGGTTGTTCCCCGATGCGCTGCGCAGCTCGGGCCAGAGCCTCTACAACGCCATGACCTACGGCCTCGGGAACCTGATCGGCATGCTCGGCTGCTCGCTGGGGGTCGGGGCGCTGGGGATCAATGGGCTGTTTGGCGTTTCGTCGGCGATGGCCTTGGCCGCCCTGCTGGCGCTGGGACCCCTTCCCGAGCGGCCGGCTGGCTCCGAAGCGCCCGGCGACGCGCTATCTTTCGGTGACACGCTGGGCTAGAATCCCGCAACTTTTTCGAGGAGCTCCGCGTGCCGCCAGGCAAGACGAGGGTCCGTTCCCTTCCCAAGACGGAGCTGCATCAGCACGTCGACGGCTCGATCCCACCGGCGACCACCTGGCGCATGATGCGCCGCCACCGGCTGAACCCGGTGCGCGACCTGAAGGCGATGCGCCGGCTGCTCACGGTCCAGAAGGGCGAGGAAGGGACGCTCCTGGCCTACCTGGACAAGTTCCACTATCCCCTCTGGATCACCCAGTTCTACGAGAACATCGTCGAGGTGACGGAAGCCATCGTCCGCGAGGCGGCAAATAACGGGGTCAAGACGCTCGAGCTGCGCTACTCGCCGGTCATCCACACCTACGCCGGGCTGACGCTGCGCCAGGCGATCCGCTCGGTGCTTTCCGGCCTCAACCATGCGTCGCGGCGGCACCGCATCGAGTGCGGGCTGATCATCATCGCCATGCGCCAGCACGGTCCGCACATCGCCAAGATCCTGGCGCGATCGGCCATCTCCGAGGCGCAGCACCTGCACGATCGGCTCGGGGTGGTGGGGTTCGACATCGCCGGACCGGAGCGCTCCACGCCGCCGCGGCTGTTCCGGGAAGCTTATGAGATTGCCGCCAAAGGAGGGCTGGGGCTGACGGCGCACTCGGGCGAGGAGGTCGGACCGGAGGTGGTGTGGCAGACGATCGAGGATCTCGGGGTTTCACGCATCGGCCACGCCTGCTCGGCGGCGAAGGACAAGGTGCTGATGCGCCGGCTGGCGCGCGACAAGATCATGGTGGAATGCTGCCTCACGTCCAACTACCAGACCGGCGCGGTCCGGGGGGATGAGAAGCACCCGATCGCCACCTTCGTCGAGCACGGGGTGCCGGTCGCCATCTGCACCGACAACACCACAGTATCGGGGACCGACCAGTCGCGCGAGACGGAGCTGATGCGCCGCTACTTCTCCCTCAAGGACATCGCGCGCATCCATGCCGCCGCGCGCGATTACTCCTACATCCGGAAGCGTCCCCGCCCCCGGGCGCAATAGCTCATCTCATCCTTCTCGGTTTTTTCGCTGGATTTACGGGGCTGCTGTTTGCAGGACCCTGGCCAGAGCTTCTTCGATCGTGCCGCTCTCGGGACGCCCCTCGAGCCGCCCGACTTCCCTGCCGTCCTGTATCAGAATGATGGTCGGGACGCCGGTGATTCCCTTGCTCTTCACCGCCGGATCGCTCATGAAGTTCTTGGGCAGGGCGTGGAACTGCGGCACGAAGGCCGCGTTCTTGGAGCTGTCGAGCGATTTCACCAGGCGCGGGACCCAGGCCTCGCAGACGCTGCACCAGGTGCCGAAGTAGATCTGCATGTCGGTCTTGTGGGTGTATTTGCTCAGGTATTGCACCGCCGCCTCGTTCGGCGTATAGCCCTTGACGCGCGACTCGAAGTCGGGGCTGTGGGCGTAGATCTTGTCCAGGGTCGTGTCCCCCACCAGCGGCGGCTTGGGGCTCAGGCGCACCTTGCGTCCCTCGGCGGAGAAGATGATCTGGCCGGAGGAGGTCTGGTACGTGCAGATCGGGTCGGTCGGCGTCCCCTTCGTGCTCACGTTGCCCTGCGGGTCCCGCACGACGTTCTCCTGCGGGATGTAGCGCACCGACTGGTCGGAGCTGACCACAAGGACCGGGAATTTCAGGCTGCAGCCGAGAATGAGGAGTCCGGATTCGCTCATGTAGGTCTCGGCGGTGCGGATCTCGGCGCCGTCGACCTCGACCTTGAAGGTGGAGGTCGGGACGAATGGGACGACTCCGGGCCGGGCACCACTGGCCGCGCCCTGCGGGACCTCGCTGACGGCAGCCTGCGTCGGGGTGTCGTTTCCCGGCGCACACTGGCACACCGAGGGAAGGGCCGTCAGGGCCACCAACGCCACGATTGCATGTCGCCTCATCAAACCTCCTCAGGAGCTGGCGGGACGTTCTCCCAGATGCGCGAAACCCTGCCGTCGTTCAAGAGAAAAAAGCGGGGTAGCTTGCGATAGAGACGCTTCAGGTCGCTCGGGGGGACTGCCACCACCTCAAAGCTCGGATTGGTATTAAAACAGAAAATCGTCTTGTCATCCACTTCCCCGCCGTAGAAGGCAATCACCTCGGCTCTGCCCGCGGCGGCGAGGGCATTCAGCCTCTTGACCTGGTCGCGGGAGCCGGGATCATTCAGGCTCAACAGGGCGACCAGGTGTTTCCCCCGGCCTAGATCGCTGGGCGATTCGTGCAGCTGCAGGGCGCCCGCCGGAAGACCCACTCTCAGCCCCGTCACCACGCCGTCCAGAGGCAGCGCGTAGGCGACAAGCGGCAAGGCGACTCCGGCCGCCAGGGCGACCCCGGCCGTCGCGGCGGCGCGCCAGACCCCGGCCCGACGCGGCGCGAACAGGAACGCCAGCACCCCCAGCGCCAGGAACAACGTGTCCTCGAGCAGGACATCCCCCGGCCCGCGCGATGCGAAAGATCCGAAGCAGCCGCATCCCTCGGTTCTTCCCTGCGACCAGGCAAAGGCGGTCGCCGCCATGAAGACAACGAGCAGAGCCGAGGTGAGCAGCGCCGCGATTCGGGTGCGATAGCCGATCACCAGCGCCGCTCCGAGAGCAATCTCGACCGGGATCAGGAGGTAGGCAGCCGGCCTCGCGGCTAGCTCCGGAACGATGCCGTAAGTGGCGATCTGGCGGGCGAACTCGTCGGGGTCGACCGCCTTGAGGATTCCCGCGGCCAGGAACACGATGCCGAGGGCGATCGCGGGCAAAACCCGCAGGAACGAGGACATCAGAGCGGGCAGCCGCGGATCATGCGTGGGCCGCCGGGATGGGCGTCCGCAGAGGAGAGAAGGGCTCCAGCAGCCGGTTGATCGTGCCTCGGACGACCCATTCGGCGGTAACCGCCGCCGTGAGAGGCGCCAGGAGGATACCGTTGCGGTAGTGGCCGGTGGCGAGCCACAGCCCCTCCATGACCGGGCCAATCAAAGGAAGCTCGTCGGAGGTCCCGGGGCGTAATCCCGACCAGCTGCCGGCGAGCTCCGCCTCTTCGAGCGACGGGTCGAGCACCAGCGCCGATGCGAGCAGCTTGAGCATCGCCTTCGGGGTCACCGCTTTACGGAAGCCCACCTTCTCCAGCGTGCTGCCGACCAGGACCGTTCCGTCGCGCCGATAGGCCAGGTAGACGCGCGGCGTCACCAGGGAGTGGCGGCGCGGCGGACGCCGCGCATCCAGCAGCAGGATCTGGCCTCGGACCGGGAAAACCCCCACCTTGACCTCGGGCAGCAGCCGCGCGCTCCAGGCGCCGGCGGCCAGGATGACCCGGTCCGCCGCAATGCGCTCCCCGTCTTCAAGGAGCACTCCGGTAATGCGGTCTTTGTCGCGCATCAGCGAGGCGATGGGACAGCCTTCCCGGATTCTGACGCCACGGGCGCGGGCCGCCGCGGCCAGGGCGCGCGTGAGAGTGCCGGGCTCGACCCTTCCTCCCTTAGGAAACAGCAATCCGCTCATCAGGCTCGTGCCAAGGCCCTGCTCGAGCCCCGCAATTTGACGGCTCGTGAGCTTCTCCACGGGCAGCCCGGCGGGTCCCTGCCAGGAGAGGAGCCGGTCGGAGGCGGCCGCGTCTTCGCGCGTCATGTCCAGCATCAGGATGCCGCCGCGATCCAGCTCCGGATCGATGCCGGTCTCCGCGCTCAGCGCCTCGACGAACGAGGCATAGCCGCGCAACGATTCGATCCCCAGCCCGACCAGAGGAGACGGGACTTCCGCTTCCAGCTGCGAGCAGAGGATCCCGGCGGCGGCCGAGGAAGCCTCGGCGGCGACGCGGTCCTTTTCCAGGAGAACGACCTTGCAGCCGGCCCCGGCCAGCTCGCGTGCGATGGCACAACCGATGACCCCGCCTCCAACCACCAGGATTTCCGGATTACCCATTCCGAGGCCTTTCAGCTAGGCGTCGCGCAGGACCATCTTCGGGGGTGCCTGCTGCACGCCGGGGTAAGGATCGTTTCCCGCCTCCAGCTCCCGCAGGAGCGGATCCATCTGGCGCCGCAGAGCCCCCAGGTCGACTCCCGTACGGACTTCATCGAACTCCTTGAGGTAGTCGAGCGCCGTGCCCATCACCTTCCTGGCGCCGTTCAGGTTTCCCGACTCCAGGTGGTACAGGGCGACGGCGACCTGGATGAGCCCCTTGAGGAAGCGTCCCTCTTCCCCCTCGCGCCCGTACCAGGTCTTCTCCCAGGCCTCGTGCGCCTCGAAGTAATCACCGCGATTGAAGTGCTCCAGGCCTTCCGTGAGGTCGGAGGGAGCCAGCTCGCCTTCGCTCATGCGCCGCTCCCGGGGAGGTAGACGGACAAGGCGTTGTCCCGGAGGATACGCGCGCGCGCCGCGTCGGTCAGTGGCAGCGCTTCGATCTCGCGCACGTTGCGCGAGATGGCGGGCACCGCCGGACCCGGCCAGTCGGACCCGAACAGGACCTTGTGAGAGATCTCCTCCAGGCGGGGGAACATCTTCAGGACCGCCTTGGGCGGTATCCCGGAGATGTCCATGTAGACGTTCTTGAAGCGGCGCACCAGGAAGAAGGCGGTGTCTCCCCACAACGGCCGGCCCCCGTGCGCCAGGACAATCGTCAGATCGGGGAAATCAACCGCCACGTCGTCGATGGTAATCGGATCGCCGTAGACGTTGCGCGCTCCCGGGAAGATCGAGGTGCCGGTGTGGAACATGACCGGCAGGCGGTTGGCCGCGGCGCGCCGGTAGAGCGCCTCGAGCTGCGGGAGGCGGCCGGTGCGATAGTCGTTCGGGAAGAAGAGCTGGTGCGGGGGGTGGACCTTGAGAGCCTTGACGCCGATTTCGGCCAGGCGATCCACGTCGGCCCCCGGGTCCTTGCTGAAGCGCGGATGGACCGAGCCCATCGGAACCAGGCGATCGGCATGGTCGCGGCAGTAGTCGGCAATGTAGTCGTTCACGGAATCGGTGAAGCCCATCAAATCGGGACTGACGTAGTTCACCAGTACGGCGCGCTCGATCTCTTCGGTGTCCAGATGCTTCAGGAAGCGGTCGGCCGAGCGCGAGAAGCCCATCAGAGTGTCGAAATCGCCGTGCCCCTTCTTCATTGTCGCCAGCACTTCGGGCTTCATCTGCTCCCACGGCTGGATATGAATGTGGGCGTCGAAGACTCCGCTGATTCGGGCCTCGCTCACTTCGCTTCCCCCTTGATCATCCGGTCGATCTGATCGGTCAGCGATTTCTTCTTGTTCTTGTTCTCACCCACGTAGCGGGCGACGATCTCCCCCGCGCCGTCGAAGACGTAGGTCTGGGGAAGGACGACCTGGCGGCCGCCCGGCTTGTCCACTCCGGCGAAGCGATCGACGAAGATGCCCCCTCCTACCAGGACGGGGATCTTGAGATCCATCTCCTTGAGGAACTTCGGCAGGGCGGGCAGGGTTTCGGAAGCGCCGTCGGCCGACACCGCCACAAAGGCGACCTTGTCGGTCGGATAACCGGCCTGCAGCGCAGCAATTTCGGGCAGATCCTTGCGGCACGGAGGGCACCAGGTGGCGAACATCTCCACCACCAGGACCCGCCCCTTGTACGGCGCGAGGTTGGTCTCCTTGCCGCCGACGTCGGAAAGGACGTAGTCGTGCAGCGCCACTTCGTCCGCCCTCCCCTTGGCGGGGAAGCAGCAAAGCGCAGCAATCCACAGACAGATAGGGAGGGTCCGCGGCCGCGAAGGCATGCGGTGATTCTAGTGGCGTGGCGCGGGAAGGGTCAAACCTTGGAAAAGAAAAAACAGCGGGCAGAAGATGGTCGCGACGGGGGACCCGGTCGTTGATTCGCCCCCCTCAGGCATCCTCTGCCCGCCTCAACGAAAGATTTAGCAAGACCGATGCCTTGCGCGCCGGATTTGAGCGCCT comes from Candidatus Polarisedimenticolia bacterium and encodes:
- the thiO gene encoding glycine oxidase ThiO, coding for MGNPEILVVGGGVIGCAIARELAGAGCKVVLLEKDRVAAEASSAAAGILCSQLEAEVPSPLVGLGIESLRGYASFVEALSAETGIDPELDRGGILMLDMTREDAAASDRLLSWQGPAGLPVEKLTSRQIAGLEQGLGTSLMSGLLFPKGGRVEPGTLTRALAAAARARGVRIREGCPIASLMRDKDRITGVLLEDGERIAADRVILAAGAWSARLLPEVKVGVFPVRGQILLLDARRPPRRHSLVTPRVYLAYRRDGTVLVGSTLEKVGFRKAVTPKAMLKLLASALVLDPSLEEAELAGSWSGLRPGTSDELPLIGPVMEGLWLATGHYRNGILLAPLTAAVTAEWVVRGTINRLLEPFSPLRTPIPAAHA
- a CDS encoding thioredoxin family protein, which translates into the protein MRRHAIVALVALTALPSVCQCAPGNDTPTQAAVSEVPQGAASGARPGVVPFVPTSTFKVEVDGAEIRTAETYMSESGLLILGCSLKFPVLVVSSDQSVRYIPQENVVRDPQGNVSTKGTPTDPICTYQTSSGQIIFSAEGRKVRLSPKPPLVGDTTLDKIYAHSPDFESRVKGYTPNEAAVQYLSKYTHKTDMQIYFGTWCSVCEAWVPRLVKSLDSSKNAAFVPQFHALPKNFMSDPAVKSKGITGVPTIILIQDGREVGRLEGRPESGTIEEALARVLQTAAP
- a CDS encoding TlpA disulfide reductase family protein, with translation MALHDYVLSDVGGKETNLAPYKGRVLVVEMFATWCPPCRKDLPEIAALQAGYPTDKVAFVAVSADGASETLPALPKFLKEMDLKIPVLVGGGIFVDRFAGVDKPGGRQVVLPQTYVFDGAGEIVARYVGENKNKKKSLTDQIDRMIKGEAK
- a CDS encoding amidohydrolase family protein, which translates into the protein MSEARISGVFDAHIHIQPWEQMKPEVLATMKKGHGDFDTLMGFSRSADRFLKHLDTEEIERAVLVNYVSPDLMGFTDSVNDYIADYCRDHADRLVPMGSVHPRFSKDPGADVDRLAEIGVKALKVHPPHQLFFPNDYRTGRLPQLEALYRRAAANRLPVMFHTGTSIFPGARNVYGDPITIDDVAVDFPDLTIVLAHGGRPLWGDTAFFLVRRFKNVYMDISGIPPKAVLKMFPRLEEISHKVLFGSDWPGPAVPAISRNVREIEALPLTDAARARILRDNALSVYLPGSGA
- a CDS encoding MFS transporter; amino-acid sequence: METRRLYRAYSGFYFLYYAALGIYVPFFPLYLHALGISAQAVALLLALGPLSRFLFPAMWGLWADRSGHRKRLILISLGGACAAFALLFGARSFAEIAAAVFAYGFFLVPAIPLVEGMVQEESDRRRFAYGAVRLWGSLGFILTTLLYGRLLDRYSERWVVTGILALSVLNLLPAAALPGKGPEPPHPPHSLRRALLRRATLRFLSATTLMQASHAAYYAYFSLHLDRHGYTRTAIGAYWTLAVVAEIGMMIASARLLAREGPMRLIAASLLAAAVRWLMLALGTGAILLAAGQLLHALSYALFHVAAVSATHRLFPDALRSSGQSLYNAMTYGLGNLIGMLGCSLGVGALGINGLFGVSSAMALAALLALGPLPERPAGSEAPGDALSFGDTLG
- a CDS encoding DUF309 domain-containing protein, whose amino-acid sequence is MSEGELAPSDLTEGLEHFNRGDYFEAHEAWEKTWYGREGEEGRFLKGLIQVAVALYHLESGNLNGARKVMGTALDYLKEFDEVRTGVDLGALRRQMDPLLRELEAGNDPYPGVQQAPPKMVLRDA
- the add gene encoding adenosine deaminase, with amino-acid sequence MPPGKTRVRSLPKTELHQHVDGSIPPATTWRMMRRHRLNPVRDLKAMRRLLTVQKGEEGTLLAYLDKFHYPLWITQFYENIVEVTEAIVREAANNGVKTLELRYSPVIHTYAGLTLRQAIRSVLSGLNHASRRHRIECGLIIIAMRQHGPHIAKILARSAISEAQHLHDRLGVVGFDIAGPERSTPPRLFREAYEIAAKGGLGLTAHSGEEVGPEVVWQTIEDLGVSRIGHACSAAKDKVLMRRLARDKIMVECCLTSNYQTGAVRGDEKHPIATFVEHGVPVAICTDNTTVSGTDQSRETELMRRYFSLKDIARIHAAARDYSYIRKRPRPRAQ
- a CDS encoding MauE/DoxX family redox-associated membrane protein — translated: MSSFLRVLPAIALGIVFLAAGILKAVDPDEFARQIATYGIVPELAARPAAYLLIPVEIALGAALVIGYRTRIAALLTSALLVVFMAATAFAWSQGRTEGCGCFGSFASRGPGDVLLEDTLFLALGVLAFLFAPRRAGVWRAAATAGVALAAGVALPLVAYALPLDGVVTGLRVGLPAGALQLHESPSDLGRGKHLVALLSLNDPGSRDQVKRLNALAAAGRAEVIAFYGGEVDDKTIFCFNTNPSFEVVAVPPSDLKRLYRKLPRFFLLNDGRVSRIWENVPPAPEEV